The segment AGGCAGCAAAGAGCCCCAAAAAGCCCACCAAGAGCCCCAAGAAGGTGGCGAGGAAGGCCCCCGCAGCCAGGAAGACCCCCGTCAAGAAGGCTGCCAAAGCCCGGAAGGCAGCACCCAAGAAGAAGTGAGCTGCTCTCCGGCTGAACAACCAACTCCTTTTTAAaggctcttttaagagccaccCACACAATCTAAGAGCGTTTCCCTCTTTTCATTAACAGCAGACACAATATTcatattcacattttaattaattaacttaaAATACAACCTAGGAGCTAAATATGATCCTAATGCAGTAATTCACTCGCTCCAACTGATATATGTAAAACAATGGACATTCATACACTccatgtgtctgaatgtgtcagcctccatgtctatgaatgtttcagcctccatgtctatcaacgtttcagcctccatgtctatcaatgtttcagcctccatatgtatgaatgtttcagcctccatgtgtatgaatgtttcagcctccatatgtatgaatgtgtcagcctccatgtctatgaatgtttcagcctccatgtctatcaatgtttcagcctccatgtgtatgaatgtgtcagCCTCCatatgtatgaatgtttcagcctccatgtgtataaatgtttcagcctccatgtctatgaatgtttcagcctccatgtctatcaatgtttcagcctccatatgtatgaatgtttcagcctccatgtgtatgaatgtttcagcctccatgtctatGAATGTGTCAGCCTCCAtgtctgaatgtttcagcctccatgtgtatgaatgtttcagcctccatgtctatgaatgtttcagcctccatgtgtatgaatgtttcagcctccatgtctgaatgtttcagcctccatgtgtatgaatgtttcagcctccatgtctatgaatgtttcagcctccatgtgtatcaatgtttcagcctccatgtgtatgaatgtttcagcctccatgtgtataaatgtgtcagcctccatgtctatcaatgtttcagcctccatgtctatcaatgtttcagcctccatgtgtatgaatgtttcagcctccatgtgtataaatgtttcagcctccatgtctgaatgtttcagcctccatgtgtatgaatgtttcagcctccatgtctatCAATGTTTCAGCatccatgtgtatgaatgtttcagcctccatgtgtatgaatgtgtcagcctccatgtctatcaatgtttcagcctccatgtctgaatgtttcagcctccatgtgtatgaatgtttcagcctccatgtgtatgaatgtttcagcctccatgtctgaatgtttcagcctccatgtgtatgaatgtttcagcctccatgtgtatgaatgtttcagcctccatgtgtatgagtgtttcagcctccatgtgtatgaatgtttcagcctccatgtgtatgaatgtgtcagcctccatgtctatcaatgtttcagcctccatgtctgaatgtttcagcctccatgtgtatgaatgtttcagcctccatgtctatGAATGTTTtagcctccatgtgtatgaatgtttcagcctccatgtctgaatgtttcagcctccatgtgtatgaatgtttcagcctccatgtctatgaatgtttcagcctccatgtgtatcaatgtttcagcctccatgtgtatgaatgtttcagcctccatgtgtataaatgtgtcagcctccatgtctatcaatgtttcagcctccatgtctatcaatgtttcagcctccatgtgtatgaatgtttcagcctccatgtgtataaatgtttcagcctccatgtctgaatgtttcagcctccatgtgtatgaatgtttcagcctccatgtctatcaatgtttcagcctccatgtgtatgaatgtttcagcctccatgtgtatgaatgtgtcagcctccatgtctatcaatgtttcagcctccatgtctgaatgtttcagcctccatgtgtatgaatgtttcagcctccatgtgtatgaatgtttcagcctccatgtgtatgagtgtttcagcctccatgtgtatgaatgtttcagcctccatgtgtatgaatgtgtcagcctccatgtctatcaatgtttcagcctccatgtgtatgaatatttcagcctccatgtgtatgaatgtttcagcctccatgtctgaatgtttcagcctccatgtctgaATGTGTCAGCCTCCATGTCTatcaatgtttcagcctccatgtgtatgaatgtttcagcctccatgtgtatgaatgtttcagcctccatgtgtatgaatgtgtcagcctccatgtctatcaatgtttcagcctccatgtctgaatgtttcagcctccatgtgtatgaatgtttcagcctccatgtgtatgaatgtttcagcctccatgtgtatgagtgtttcagcctccatgtgtatgaatgtttcagcctccatgtgtatgaatgtgtcagcctccatgtctatcaatgtttcagcctccatgtgtatgaatatttcagcctccatgtgtatgaatgtttcagcctccatgtctgaatgtttcagcctccatgtctgaATGTGTCAGCCTCCATGTCTatcaatgtttcagcctccatgtgtatgaatgtttcagcctccatgtgtatgaatgtttcagcctccatgtgtgtgaatgtttcagcctccatgtgtctgaatgtttcagcctccatgtgtctgaatgtttcagcctccatgtctatgaacgtttcagcctccatgtgtctgaatgtttcagcctccatgtgtatgaatgtttcagcctccatgtgtctgaatgtttcagcctccatgtgtatgaatgtttcagcctccatgtgtatgaatgtttcagcctccatgtgtctgaatgtttcagcctccatgtgtatgaatgtttcagcctccatgtatatgaatgtttcagcctccatgtctatgagtgtttcagcctccatgtgtatgaatgtttcagcctccatgtgtatgaatgtttcagcctccatgtgtatgaatgtttcagcctccatgtgtatgaatgtttcagcctccatgtatatgaatgtttcagcctccatgtctatgaatgtttcagcctccatgtgtatgaatgtttcagcctccatgtatatgaatgtttcagcctccatgtctatgagtgtttcagcctccatgtgtatgaatgtttcagcctccatgtgtatgagtgtttcagcctccatgtctatgaatgtttcagcctccatgtgtatgagtgtttcagcctccatgtctatcaatgtttcagcctccatgtgtatgagtgtttcagcctccatgtctatcaatgtttcagcctccatgtctatGAATGTTTCTGGAATGTCAGTGTGACTCCTGTCCTTGTGTTAACATGTCATATAGTAACCAAACCTAAAGATAGTCTAAAAACAGATAACAATGTGCTGTAAGATCATGTTTGGTTACCAGGATAACTTCTCTGAGAACTGAAGCCCCTTCTGAAGCTCCACTGCACCACATGAGTCATTACACCCCTTAGCCCCCAACTCACCATGTTCAAGTGTagttcctccacctgtcagaaGCAAGAAGGGTGGTGTCCTCAGATACCTGTCAGAGAACCAGGGTTATCCTGGAGACCAAGCGGTGAGACAGTTATTAATGATAGTGATTACGCTTTCAATTAACTCTTCACTAAGTCCTGCCCCTCTAACGCTGACTGGCCAGTCACAGCGTAGCATAGTTTAgctcccagcagcagctctggtgaTGAAAACAGGACATAAGTGAGGACATCATTGTAATATGAAACCCAAAACTAACCAGATCAATTGTAACAATGTAACCAAAACACAAACCTTCCTTCTGATTGGCTACTGAACATTTGCTGCTGAAgtgtctccgtctgtctttaGACCCTCAAGTTCAAGGAAACAGTTTTTAACTGATGTCACGTTTTGCTTCCCATTTCTACCatcgtgttaaagctgcattctctccactgaccaccagggggcgactcctctggttgtatagaagtctatgcttcatgtgttaaagctgcattatctcccctgaccaccagggggcgactcctctggttgtatagaagtctatgcttcatgtgttaaagctgcattctctctcctggtcaccagggggcgactcctctggttgtatagaagtctatgcttcatgtgttaaagctgcattctctcccctgaccaccagggggctactcctctggttgtatagaagtctatgcttcatgtgttaaagctgcattctctctcctgtccaccagggggcgactcctctggttgtatagaagtctatgcttcatgtgttaaagctgcattctctctcctgaccaccagggggcgactcctctggttgtatagaagtctatgcttcatgtgttaaagctgcattctctctcctgaccaccagggggcgactcctctggttgtatagaagtctatataaatgactctacttctcttgatgtattccctcagtaaacattgtaaacattagtttttggtctcaatctctattttcaagtcttcttcaatacagcgtgatgttcatttagtaaattatggtcatttagagtcaaacagaccataaagcaggggatgttTTGGGGCatggctacaaggtgattgacaggtctctaccagagagactcctcctcacttcctgtttactggttgcaaaaaaaccaaaatgacGACCACCAAAGTCCACAAAACAATGAGTGACGTCACAACGACTCCATTCACTACTCCTATAATGTCTTTGTGAACAGTGAATATGAAGTAAAGATGaaacacttctatacaaccagaagttCGCCCCCTAGTGtttagtagagagaatgcagctttaacacattgaattcagtttattttgcatagcccaaaatcacaaatcacaaactcccctcagagggctttacaatctgtacacatacgacatccctgacctttgacctcacatcggatcaggaaaaactcccccaaaacagaaaataccctttcacagagaaaaaaaagtgaagaaaccttcaggagatcaacagaggaggatccctctccccagatggacagaagcaatagatgtcatgtgtacagaatgaacagcatttacaaagttacctGAGGCGAAGACTGAACTCCTTTGGTACCATGTCTTTCCGAAGGATCCACAGGAATCGCTGGTCGGATTTTGTATCTAATGAGCGGTTACTCCGGGAGACTCGGATGAGGTATGTTACATGCATCACTACGGGCATGTGGCCCGATTCCCTGAGGCTGACCCGGCCCACAGGATTCTATGTTTGAGAGGCcctgttgggtggaggagacctagGGGTTGCCCAGGGCCATTGGGAAAGAGGGCAGGTCCAGGCCATGGGCTGGATGccggaagcaggggcaaggagccaggaccagcttcagacacagtcaggtccaatggaccctataagacgagaagtcacaacgactccgggcaggaagcagagttaataaggtgcaatggagagatgtaaattcatccataaggagagagagaagaggagagaggtgctcagtgtatcctaaaacatcccccagcagcctataagcctatagcagcatatcaaggggctggaccaggacaaacctgatttagccctaactataagcactattaaagaggaaagtcttaagtctattcttgaatgaggtgactgtgtctgcctccaggactgaaagtggaagctggttccataaaagaggagcttgataactgaaggctctggctcccatcctactttttaggactctaggaaccacaagtagccccgcatttagtgagcagctctctagtggggcaatatggtactacaagctccttaagatatgatggtgcatcaccaatcaaggctttgcaggtaaggagaagaattttaaatgtgattcttgattttacagggagccataTTCGATTTTTCATCTTCGGGCAAATTTTTCACCAAAGTTGAAAAATTTCAACTCTGCCGAATTCTTTACGCCACCCGACAAAAATTTGCAGCATTTACAATCATTCGCGCCTGTGCATTGAcctttgcatggaatctactcgctactaacgcttttggtgtgaatgcagccttagagatagggtaaggagatgagtttcctctgtagggctcagccttagagatagggtaaggagatgagtttcctccttaggactcagtcttagagatagggtaaggagatgagtttcctccttaggactcagtcttagagatagggtaaggagatgagtttcctccttaggactcagccttagagatagggtaaggaactcggacatcaggagggaacaaTATTGTTTGGTACATTTACACGTGTAAAGCAGCCAATAGTTGAGCTGTATTTGGAgtaatttattaaaatacaaagtaCCAGCTGTGATCATAAATATTTGAGAATTAGACATTGTTGGTGACAATGTAATGAAATCAGAGGCAAATGCGAGAagtgcttttttattttgaagggattCATCGTACCCGGAAATGCAGCAGCCGACCTGAAAAGAGGCGGGCTGAGATGTCGGTCTGTCTTCAACTACGTCCGCAGGTGATGGTTAAATAGCGCCGCACTCTGAGTCCGGATCATTAGTTTAACCGACTCGACTCTGACAACATGAGCGGCCGCGGAAAAGGAGGCAAAGGACTCGGGAAAGGAGGCGCCAAGCGGCACCGGAAGGTCCTCCGTGATAACATCCAGGGCATCACCAAACCCGCCATCCGCCGCCTGGCTCGCCGCGGCGGAGTGAAGCGGATCTCCGGTCTGATCTACGAGGAGACCCGCGGCGTGCTGAAGGTGTTCCTGGAGAACGTGATCCGTGACGCCGTCACGTACACCGAGCACGCCAAGAGGAAGACGGTGACCGCCATGGATGTGGTGTACGCGCTGAAGAGGCAGGGCCGCACCCTGTACGGCTTCGGGGGCTAAGACACTGACGACAGCGACACGACTcaacggctcttttaagagccaccACCTCGCCCAGAGAGCTCGGGTCCTCATTACAAATGCagattacatattattttaaatgatgaacACAATGAAATTGTACTGATGTGGTCTATGAAAAGTTAGTTTCAGGTTaaagaatatattaaaatatgttttgtctcATCTTCATCACAGAATATTTGATCTTATTTTGTCTTATACCTCAtgttcaaaatatattttattacataaTTAACTTAACTTATAATGTGTTAACATCGTCATGTTTCTCTAGGTAGTTATAATACTTACTAAAACTAAAATTCTTTATGCAGTTTGTGTGTTGGTCCCTCTGCATAGGAAGTACAATGTTATAAAGTTATTCAAAAACTATAAATTGATGGAGAGGAATATTCTATCTTTATTACTACATATGCATGCACCGTATTTCAGTAAAATGATTTTCTTCAAATTACAAAGAATGTAAAGAAAGCACATTTAGGAGcacagtaaaatgtatttaatgtaattcaaCTTGTTTTAAATGCCATACAAATATTCAAGTATTTTAAGTCAGggtgtttttaaatatgttttcagaacatttgcaatatatatatttatacttttcaGTAGTATATACCTGTAACAATCTTTAATCTGCCATAGAAATTCTACAAATTTAAATCTagtaattcatttaaatatagaaGTATATAGTAATTAAATATAGAAGTATATAGTAATTAAATATAGAAGTATATAGTAATTAAATATAGAAGTATATAGTAATTAAATATAGAAGTATATGGTAATTAAATATATAGAAGTATATAGTAATTAAATATAGAAGTATATAGTAATTAAATATAGAAGTATATAGTAATTAAATATAGAAGTATATAGTAATTAAATATAGAAGTATATAGTAATTAAATATAGAAGTATATAGTAATTATTGTTACAGCCCTAAAAGCTTTGGAAACGTATTTAACAACAGATGCCTGAATGAGCGGGGATTTTCCAATCTTCTTTATCCATTGGCTGAGCTGCTTTATCACGTGCATACATTGGACCAATCAGCGTCCCCTTAACGCCGGCTCTGGCTATATAAAGGAGACGCCGTTGCTTAAAGATCACAACGACTTTGATTTTCGTAAAGAGAAGAAGGCGAGCTTTAAAAATGGCCAGAACCAAGCAGACCGCCCGTAAGTCCACCGGAGGAAAAGCTCCCAGGAAGCAGCTGGCGACCAAAGCTGCCCGTAAGAGCGCCCCGGCCACCGGCGGCGTGAAGAAGCCCCACCGTTACAGGCCCGGTACCGTGGCTCTGAGGGAGATCCGCCGCTACCAGAAGTCCACCGAGCTGCTGATCCGCAAGCTGCCCTTCCAGCGCCTGGTGAGGGAGATCGCTCAGGACTTCAAGACCGACCTGCGCTTCCAGAGCTCCGCCGTCATGGCGCTGCAGGAGTCCAGCGAGGCTTACCTGGTCGGCCTGTTCGAGGACACCAACCTGTGCGCCATCCACGCCAAGAGGGTCACCATCATGCCCAAAGACATCCAGCTGGCCCGCCGTATCCGCGGAGAGAGGGCTTAGACTGACCCGACCACAGCGAACAACcaacggctcttttaagagccacgTAACTCTCTGAAAAGCTCCTTCCTCTGGATCGATTAATTCATACAGTCCGTCTACAGCCTAAATAATATGAAGGCTACCTGTAAACTGTACCGCTTAAACCTTTATTTAGTACATTAACGATAACAGGAAAGACTCATCTCATACATCACATTACCATTTTAGATCAAATCCggttttggttgtgttttctttaaaatgatCATATATTTTTCAATGTATTGTCTGTGACCATATGCATACATGGTGCACTGGTCAATGTTCATGGTGGAAATAAATCATCCAGCTCCTACAGATTTCCTTATTGCTATTAATAAGTGAAGCCTGGGTCCAAATGGGTCTGTATGGTGGAAGTGGAGCAACACTACCCGCTTATAACGAGCACATTGAACCAACCATGTCTGTTTCTGATTATTGAAACCATTATGGAATAAGAACGGCTCTTCGTTGTCGTCAGTGTAACTTTAACCATTCCTTCGGGAGTTGGTTATTATCACCGTAAATGCACTAAAACAACCGTAAATTAATGTAACGCCGTTAAAGGGACCTTTGTTTTTTGGATCATCATAAAGTTGTTAGAAACCAACAAACCCTTATAAATATAGTTTGTAGTCATTCACCCCTCCATAGATCAGAATTCAtgaaaaatacattaacataAACTATTTTATAGGTACATTGGTAATATCTAGATATAAACTTCAATATTCTACCATAACAGTTTTTTCTAAACAGCATTTCgaaacttttttttcatgggGTGATGTAGATaaagagatgagacacctgtTCAGGGTCACATCCACCCGCTCACTCAAAATCAAGACAAATGCGTCATAAGGATTTGTATTGAATGTAAACTTTAGtgtaaaaatacaattatattataattatatatatttacagctaAGCAACTGCTGCTTAGTACATAAGATAAAACTGTAATATTGCAAGATTGAGATCTTTGGCTAACGCCAGTGATTAGAAGTGTGATGATAATGATTCTAATAgtactacttatactactaaTAGTACTACttgtactactaatactaattaTACTACTAATATTACTACTTGTTCTACTAATACTAATTATACTACTAATAGTACTACTTgtactactacttatactacttATACTATAGTCAGGAAGTCTACTTCATTAGCTGTTGATGGTCGTTTTAGGTTTAAATTCATATTTAGAATAAAGATGTATGGTTTAATATTCTCTAACGATGTCATGAGTTAACCTTCAATGGCTGTAACTTTGCTTTTTGGTTAAGAAAGGTGatttaatatatcataataattACTAAGTAGACATTTTAATACCCTTTTAAACTCCTGCATTTGGATGTtatatgttattgatattaaTTGATATGTATTACCTTGTCATTTCTTAACCAGACCAGCTCAATCTTCCACACAATGGAGAGTTAAGAGGCGTCATAATGtttataatcattattaatCGTGCATTAAATGGTCAATGCCAACATTTAAGATTCCACTTCTAAACTGGAAGAAAGAGTTTAAATTCAAGAGAATGTCATAGAACTTTACAGTTTAATAAGAGACAGAACCGtctcattatatttgtattaaagtaGTTTAATTACAGACAGAACCGTCTCATATTTGTAATAAAGTAGTTTAATAGTGGACAGATCAGGTTTATTAAGTCTCCTTTAGGATCCAGACCAGGTTTAAGTCTCATAGGGGGTTCTGATCCCGCTCTGCCGTTGTGAAAATAGTTCTTAAGAGGTTtaggtcaaataaaacaataaaatacactacacgttatatattttttaaaccacTAAAACTCACTATCCAGCATGTGAATATAGTAATTGTGCACTTATCTCTTATACAACGTGTTTGCCAGTTGCATCGAGTTCATAAATTCAGAGCATTTCTCTTTCAGAGGAGTGggtggctcttaaaagagccgttgGGTGAAGTGAGAGGCGGGTCCGGGTCTACTTCTTGGCGGCCTTCTCGGTCTTCTTGGG is part of the Cyclopterus lumpus isolate fCycLum1 chromosome 23, fCycLum1.pri, whole genome shotgun sequence genome and harbors:
- the LOC117725968 gene encoding histone H3-like; translation: MSGRGKGGKGLGKGGAKRHRKVLRDNIQGITKPAIRRLARRGGVKRISGLIYEETRGVLKVFLENVIRDAVTYTEHAKRKTVTAMDVVYALKRQGRTLRRCLKITTTLIFVKRRRRALKMARTKQTARKSTGGKAPRKQLATKAARKSAPATGGVKKPHRYRPGTVALREIRRYQKSTELLIRKLPFQRLVREIAQDFKTDLRFQSSAVMALQESSEAYLVGLFEDTNLCAIHAKRVTIMPKDIQLARRIRGERA